Proteins from one Ramlibacter sp. PS4R-6 genomic window:
- a CDS encoding putative phage abortive infection protein: MKRNRPEKKLSDLGLFAVIAAVVVALWWQGWQWIDNNIKSPDTKVQSHEAMRGTFGDKFGAINALFSGLALAGVIFTILLQRRELRLQREDIEDQNETLRRQRFENSFFQLLSLHRDILANIELSSFRQSAAFRFFVDSLKASSTTFSAFQPLSRLTKTELHQLTAKLELTDEIRKKLSPSDISNLETAFEKGPGCVGEFLDEGMEFHWKLLDKAYAFADEGSERRLAHYFRNLYHVLRFVDDAAELEPHEKKTYARMVRAQLSNEELVAVLYNALARGSSEFGYPKMLALVRKYDLLQNVYAGSVVHPIHLKMLNAVPLEAK, translated from the coding sequence ATGAAGCGAAACCGACCAGAAAAGAAACTCTCAGACCTAGGTCTATTCGCAGTTATTGCAGCTGTTGTCGTTGCGCTCTGGTGGCAAGGTTGGCAATGGATCGACAACAACATCAAGAGTCCCGATACAAAAGTACAGTCTCATGAGGCGATGCGCGGGACTTTTGGAGATAAGTTCGGCGCAATCAACGCCCTCTTTTCCGGTCTTGCCTTAGCAGGCGTCATTTTCACAATCTTGTTGCAGAGGCGCGAACTCCGTCTGCAGCGCGAGGACATCGAAGATCAGAATGAAACGCTCAGACGTCAGCGTTTCGAGAATAGCTTTTTTCAGCTGCTATCGCTCCACCGCGATATCTTGGCAAACATTGAACTCTCGTCTTTCAGGCAGTCCGCCGCCTTCCGGTTCTTTGTCGATTCTCTAAAGGCCAGCAGTACGACCTTCAGCGCATTCCAGCCGCTTAGTCGCCTGACGAAGACGGAACTCCACCAGTTGACCGCCAAGCTAGAGCTCACTGATGAGATACGGAAGAAATTGTCTCCCTCAGACATTTCTAACTTAGAAACCGCCTTCGAAAAGGGACCCGGATGCGTTGGGGAGTTCTTGGACGAAGGAATGGAGTTTCATTGGAAGCTACTCGATAAAGCCTATGCATTTGCCGACGAGGGCTCGGAGCGCCGACTTGCCCACTACTTCCGGAATCTCTATCACGTCCTCCGCTTTGTCGACGACGCAGCCGAATTAGAACCTCACGAAAAAAAGACATACGCGCGAATGGTGAGAGCGCAGCTTTCGAACGAGGAACTTGTGGCGGTCCTTTATAACGCGCTAGCACGCGGCTCCTCGGAGTTCGGGTACCCGAAGATGCTGGCGCTCGTCAGAAAATACGACCTCCTCCAAAATGTGTATGCCGGAAGCGTTGTTCATCCAATACATCTGAAGATGCTGAACGCCGTTCCGTTGGAGGCCAAGTGA
- a CDS encoding nickel-binding protein, which produces MPMYMDIHEVKGAKAEDVANAHMADMKVQGRYGVEYHKYWLNEASGKIFCLCSAPTAELASRVHAEAHGLIASKIIEVDPDVADGFLGGTAINTGGAAVFPATAEPDTGIRSILFTDIVNSTGITQRHGDDVGMQCLRLHDDIVRAALAEFHGREVKHTGDGIMASFASAASAVRAAAQIHEKLAKCDATPVRVQVRVGIAAGEPVERNQDLFGSTVQLAARLCAAADPSRSFVSGAVAELCGGKGLEFDYIGEVTLKGFEQPQRVHAAH; this is translated from the coding sequence ATGCCGATGTACATGGATATCCACGAGGTCAAGGGCGCGAAGGCCGAAGACGTCGCCAACGCCCACATGGCGGACATGAAGGTGCAGGGCCGCTACGGCGTGGAGTACCACAAGTACTGGCTGAACGAGGCCTCCGGCAAGATCTTCTGCTTGTGCAGCGCGCCTACCGCCGAGCTGGCGTCGCGCGTGCACGCCGAGGCCCATGGCCTCATCGCGTCGAAGATCATCGAGGTCGACCCCGACGTGGCCGACGGCTTCCTCGGCGGTACCGCCATCAACACCGGCGGTGCGGCGGTCTTCCCCGCCACCGCGGAGCCGGACACCGGCATCCGCTCGATCCTCTTCACCGACATCGTCAACTCCACCGGCATCACGCAGCGCCACGGCGACGACGTGGGCATGCAGTGCCTGCGGCTGCACGACGACATCGTGCGCGCCGCGCTGGCCGAGTTCCACGGCCGCGAGGTGAAGCACACGGGCGACGGGATCATGGCGTCGTTCGCGTCGGCCGCCAGCGCCGTGCGGGCCGCGGCGCAGATCCACGAAAAGCTGGCCAAGTGCGACGCAACGCCCGTGCGCGTGCAGGTGCGCGTGGGCATCGCGGCGGGCGAGCCGGTGGAGCGCAACCAGGACCTTTTCGGCTCCACGGTGCAACTGGCGGCGCGCCTGTGCGCGGCAGCGGACCCGTCACGCAGTTTCGTCTCGGGCGCGGTCGCCGAGCTGTGTGGCGGCAAGGGCCTGGAGTTCGACTACATCGGCGAAGTCACGCTGAAGGGCTTCGAGCAGCCGCAGCGCGTACACGCGGCGCACTAG
- a CDS encoding hybrid sensor histidine kinase/response regulator → MKLKDLIEALAGEIERARAQLEESLAELATRDAGDPAFLDAYEQYSGQAQRMGEAAELAGFPGLQAVCAHVVQNCLLLTVTPPEEREPLVTFLRGWPPLIVFYLGNLSDPSAAVGLMDHLTTAPDPLPEEESLKIMHMLGAMPLQVDGPSEDDAPRRPVVATADDVALVMADDVDAKLLEGFQHEAPEQARYLVQLARNMAAGEGDSSDVVAAKRVAHTLKGSGAIIGLRGIAALGHHLEDILDHFEHEGSQVARPVAEALLDAAFCLEQMVGYVMGADEFPDGAQSVLQNVLDIANRIDRGEEIDSAAPRIASGEGRNAAPATAATPNTGMRVSVERVEELFRVSGEVSVHGAAMEARVKALVDSSRELLAQNLRVQKRLFELETLVDVRTLATMRGRTTRGAEAGFDSLELDQYSELHSTSHALVEEASDARALSSRLEEEIAQLASLQARQQRLNKDLQHLVIGTRMTEAGSLESRLHRNVRSTCQATGKQAALVLEGPQTLVDADVLTRLAEPLLHMLRNAVDHGIEAPEVRTSLGKHAEGRIVLAFSRQGQQVVLRCADDGRGLDLPAIRRRAIERGLVAEDRVMSDEEVARLILLPGFSTRDAVSEVSGRGVGMDVVHEWVRGMNGTVRITSQPGRGTTVELRFAASLSTVQSLIVEADGQRFALPSVHVEQAVPRGVGEFESVGGQLVFRHDKRAIPANHLADATGLPRDTERALNDHDAVIVRIDDKVRALAVERLLDARELLVKSPGRYAQHVRGVAGLSILGDGSVAVNLDLPQLLSTGSGAGEAVVRTKAVEAPRRELPGVLIVDDSLSVRNSLRQLVQDAGYRVEAARDGVEAIDTLRAFKPRLVLTDLEMPNMNGVEFTMHLRGRDDMKDVPIIMITSRSQDKHRRMAEQAGVDTYMTKPYNDGDLLQAIREAMA, encoded by the coding sequence GTGAAGCTCAAGGACCTGATCGAGGCGCTGGCCGGCGAGATCGAGCGCGCCCGGGCGCAGCTCGAGGAAAGCCTGGCCGAACTGGCCACGCGCGATGCCGGCGACCCGGCGTTCCTCGACGCGTACGAGCAGTACAGCGGCCAGGCGCAGCGCATGGGAGAGGCCGCCGAGCTGGCGGGCTTTCCCGGGCTGCAGGCCGTTTGCGCGCACGTGGTGCAGAACTGCCTGCTGCTCACCGTGACGCCGCCCGAGGAACGCGAGCCGCTCGTGACATTCCTGCGCGGCTGGCCGCCCCTGATCGTCTTCTACCTGGGCAACCTGAGCGACCCGTCGGCCGCGGTGGGCCTGATGGACCACCTGACGACGGCACCCGACCCGCTGCCGGAAGAAGAGTCGCTCAAGATCATGCACATGCTGGGCGCGATGCCGCTGCAGGTGGACGGCCCGTCCGAAGACGATGCGCCGCGCCGCCCGGTGGTGGCGACGGCCGACGACGTGGCGCTGGTGATGGCCGACGACGTCGATGCCAAGCTGCTCGAAGGCTTCCAGCACGAAGCGCCCGAACAGGCGCGCTACCTCGTGCAGCTGGCGCGCAACATGGCCGCGGGCGAAGGCGACAGCTCCGACGTGGTCGCGGCCAAGCGCGTGGCGCACACGCTCAAGGGCTCGGGCGCGATCATCGGCCTGCGCGGCATCGCCGCGCTGGGCCACCACCTGGAAGACATCCTCGACCACTTCGAACACGAGGGCTCGCAGGTGGCGCGCCCGGTGGCCGAGGCGCTGCTGGACGCCGCCTTCTGCCTGGAGCAGATGGTGGGCTACGTGATGGGCGCCGACGAATTCCCCGACGGCGCGCAATCGGTGCTGCAGAACGTGCTGGACATCGCGAACCGCATCGACCGCGGCGAGGAGATCGATTCGGCCGCACCGCGTATTGCGTCGGGTGAAGGCCGCAACGCCGCGCCGGCGACTGCCGCAACGCCGAATACCGGCATGCGCGTGAGCGTCGAGCGTGTGGAAGAACTCTTCCGCGTCTCCGGCGAAGTGTCCGTCCACGGCGCGGCCATGGAAGCGCGCGTGAAGGCGCTGGTCGACAGCTCCCGCGAGCTGCTGGCGCAGAACCTGCGCGTGCAGAAGCGCCTGTTCGAGCTGGAGACGCTGGTGGACGTGCGCACGCTCGCCACCATGCGCGGCCGCACTACGCGCGGCGCCGAAGCGGGCTTCGACTCGCTGGAGCTGGACCAGTACAGCGAGCTGCACAGCACTTCGCACGCGCTGGTCGAGGAAGCCTCGGACGCCCGGGCTCTCTCCAGCCGCCTCGAGGAAGAAATCGCGCAGCTGGCCAGCCTGCAGGCGCGCCAGCAGCGCCTGAACAAGGACTTGCAGCACCTGGTGATCGGCACGCGCATGACGGAGGCCGGCTCGCTGGAGTCGCGCCTGCACCGCAACGTGCGCTCCACCTGCCAGGCCACCGGCAAGCAGGCGGCGCTGGTGCTCGAAGGCCCGCAGACGCTGGTCGACGCCGACGTGCTGACGCGCCTGGCCGAGCCGCTCTTGCACATGCTGCGCAACGCGGTGGACCACGGCATCGAGGCGCCGGAAGTGCGCACCAGCCTGGGCAAGCACGCCGAAGGCCGCATCGTGCTGGCGTTCTCGCGCCAGGGCCAGCAGGTGGTGCTGCGCTGCGCCGATGACGGCCGCGGGCTGGACCTGCCGGCCATCCGCCGCCGCGCCATCGAGCGCGGCCTGGTCGCCGAAGACCGCGTGATGAGCGACGAGGAGGTCGCGCGCCTGATCCTGCTGCCCGGCTTCTCCACGCGCGATGCGGTCAGCGAAGTTTCCGGCCGCGGCGTGGGCATGGACGTGGTGCACGAGTGGGTGCGCGGCATGAACGGCACCGTGCGCATCACCTCGCAGCCGGGCCGCGGCACGACCGTCGAGCTGCGCTTCGCGGCGTCGCTGTCCACCGTGCAGTCGCTCATCGTCGAGGCCGACGGCCAGCGCTTCGCCCTGCCTTCGGTGCACGTCGAGCAGGCGGTGCCGCGCGGCGTGGGCGAGTTCGAGTCGGTGGGCGGGCAGCTCGTGTTCCGCCACGACAAGCGCGCCATCCCGGCGAACCACCTGGCCGACGCCACGGGCTTGCCGCGCGACACCGAGCGCGCGCTCAACGACCACGATGCCGTGATCGTGCGCATCGACGACAAGGTACGCGCCCTGGCGGTGGAACGCCTGCTGGACGCGCGCGAACTGCTGGTGAAGAGCCCCGGCCGCTACGCGCAGCACGTGCGCGGCGTGGCAGGCCTGTCGATCCTGGGCGACGGCAGCGTGGCCGTGAACCTGGACCTGCCGCAGCTGCTGTCCACGGGCTCCGGCGCCGGCGAGGCCGTCGTGCGCACGAAGGCGGTGGAAGCGCCGCGCCGTGAACTGCCCGGCGTTCTGATCGTGGACGACTCGCTGTCGGTGCGCAACTCGCTGCGCCAGCTGGTGCAGGACGCCGGCTACCGCGTGGAAGCCGCGCGCGACGGCGTCGAGGCCATCGATACGCTGCGCGCCTTCAAGCCGCGCCTGGTGCTGACCGACCTGGAAATGCCCAACATGAACGGCGTGGAGTTCACCATGCACCTGCGCGGGCGCGACGACATGAAGGACGTGCCGATCATCATGATCACCTCGCGCTCGCAGGACAAGCACCGCCGCATGGCGGAACAGGCCGGCGTGGACACGTACATGACCAAGCCGTACAACGACGGCGACCTGCTGCAGGCGATCCGCGAGGCGATGGCATGA
- a CDS encoding chemotaxis protein CheW → MAAVARIVRDRGSVRYALPPHVTQEIVEHPQAVAVPGANRHALGLMAWQGTRLPLIDVAVRLGACAPRSGAPRYALVVAVQPAPGAPIEHAAIALDALPETVAVDDAAACEIPASDAWHSVAISCFLHDGVPVPIVDTAKVVITA, encoded by the coding sequence ATGGCCGCCGTCGCCCGAATCGTCCGAGACCGCGGCAGCGTGCGCTACGCGCTGCCGCCGCACGTGACGCAGGAGATCGTGGAGCACCCGCAAGCCGTGGCCGTGCCCGGCGCGAACCGCCACGCGCTGGGCCTCATGGCCTGGCAGGGCACGCGGCTTCCCCTCATCGACGTGGCCGTGCGCCTGGGCGCCTGCGCGCCCCGAAGCGGTGCGCCGCGCTACGCGCTGGTCGTCGCCGTCCAGCCAGCGCCCGGCGCGCCGATCGAGCATGCCGCGATCGCGCTCGACGCGTTGCCCGAGACCGTGGCCGTCGACGACGCCGCGGCCTGCGAGATCCCCGCGAGCGACGCCTGGCACAGCGTCGCGATTTCGTGCTTCCTGCACGACGGCGTGCCGGTCCCCATCGTGGACACCGCAAAGGTTGTCATCACGGCTTAG
- a CDS encoding DUF1579 domain-containing protein, with protein sequence MDNDFTPLVGSWHVHHRRLKERLAGCTDWEEFEGQSTLRPLMDGAGNVDDNVLHLPSGTYRAATLRTYNPKTGLWAIWWFDGRNPHQLDPPVVGRFEDGVGTFECDDTLRGMPIRVRYLWSEITATSARWQQSFSPDGGKSWETNWDMRFTRTGD encoded by the coding sequence ATGGACAACGACTTCACCCCGCTCGTCGGCTCGTGGCACGTGCACCACCGCCGGCTGAAGGAACGCCTGGCCGGCTGCACGGATTGGGAAGAGTTCGAAGGCCAGTCCACGCTGCGCCCGCTGATGGACGGCGCCGGCAACGTGGACGACAACGTGCTGCACCTGCCGTCGGGCACCTACCGCGCGGCCACGCTGCGCACCTACAACCCGAAGACCGGCCTGTGGGCGATCTGGTGGTTCGACGGCCGCAATCCGCACCAGCTCGACCCGCCGGTGGTCGGCCGCTTCGAAGATGGCGTGGGCACGTTCGAGTGCGACGACACCTTGCGCGGCATGCCGATCCGCGTGCGCTACCTGTGGTCCGAGATCACGGCCACCAGCGCGCGCTGGCAGCAGTCGTTCTCGCCGGACGGCGGCAAGAGCTGGGAAACCAATTGGGACATGCGCTTCACGCGCACCGGTGACTGA
- a CDS encoding glutamine--tRNA ligase/YqeY domain fusion protein — protein sequence MTSPTENNSTKPANFLRHIIERDLEQGTYAQRKWAGRPADAAQHQMGTPDPAKVRTRFPPEPNGYLHVGHAKSICLNFGLARDYNGICHMRFDDTNPEKEEQEYVDGILDAVHWLGFGWDANGTSHLYHASDYFDFMYRAAEYLIGAGLAYVDEQSAEEMRKNRGDFGRPGTDSPFRQRTVEQNLARFREMRDGKLDDGAAVLRAKIDMASPNINMRDPALYRIKHAEHHNTGNKWCIYPMYTYAHPIEDALENITHSLCTLEFEDQRPFYDWLLDRLAEGGLINKPHPRQYEFARLNLTYVITSKRKLKQLVDDGHVTGWDDPRMPTIVGMRRRGYTPEAIQLFAERIGVSKENTWIDYSVLDQALRDDLDPKAPRAMAVLDPVKLVITNWAEVMGSDGKLDACSAPVHPHKPELGRREFQFGKEIWIERTDYEDVPPKGYNRLFPGNKVRLKYGHVVECTGAQKDAAGQVTEVHAKLVPDTKSGTPGADAIKVKGNITWVSVADGVKAEVRLYDRLFTVPQPGTSGKDVIEELNPESLKVVHAYVEPALKSAKGDERFQFERHGYFVADRGDCRDGKPVFNRVAGMKDSWGK from the coding sequence ATGACGTCCCCCACCGAGAACAATTCCACGAAGCCGGCCAACTTCCTGCGGCACATCATTGAGCGCGACCTCGAGCAAGGCACCTACGCGCAACGGAAATGGGCGGGCCGCCCGGCGGACGCGGCACAGCACCAAATGGGCACGCCGGACCCGGCCAAGGTGCGCACGCGCTTCCCGCCCGAGCCCAACGGTTATTTACATGTGGGCCATGCGAAATCGATCTGCCTGAACTTCGGGTTGGCGCGCGATTACAACGGCATCTGCCACATGCGGTTCGACGACACGAACCCCGAGAAGGAAGAACAGGAGTACGTCGACGGCATCCTGGACGCCGTGCACTGGCTGGGGTTCGGCTGGGACGCCAACGGCACCAGCCACCTGTACCACGCCAGTGACTATTTCGACTTCATGTACCGCGCGGCCGAATACCTGATCGGCGCGGGCCTGGCCTACGTGGACGAACAAAGCGCCGAGGAGATGCGCAAGAACCGCGGCGACTTCGGCCGCCCGGGCACCGACAGCCCCTTCCGCCAGCGCACGGTGGAACAAAACCTGGCGCGCTTTCGCGAGATGCGCGACGGCAAGCTGGACGACGGCGCCGCGGTGCTGCGCGCCAAGATCGACATGGCCAGCCCCAACATCAACATGCGGGACCCGGCCCTGTACCGCATCAAGCATGCGGAGCACCACAACACCGGCAACAAGTGGTGCATCTACCCGATGTACACCTACGCGCACCCCATCGAGGACGCGCTGGAGAACATCACGCACAGCCTGTGCACGCTGGAGTTCGAGGACCAGCGGCCCTTCTACGACTGGCTCTTGGACCGCCTGGCAGAAGGCGGCCTGATCAACAAGCCGCACCCGCGCCAGTACGAGTTTGCGCGGCTGAACCTCACCTACGTCATCACCAGCAAGCGCAAGCTGAAGCAGCTGGTGGACGACGGCCACGTGACCGGCTGGGATGACCCGCGCATGCCCACCATCGTCGGCATGCGCCGCCGCGGCTACACGCCCGAGGCCATCCAGCTCTTTGCCGAGCGCATCGGCGTGAGCAAGGAGAACACCTGGATCGACTACAGCGTGCTGGACCAGGCCTTGCGCGACGACCTGGACCCCAAGGCGCCGCGCGCGATGGCGGTGCTGGACCCGGTGAAGCTGGTGATCACGAACTGGGCCGAGGTGATGGGCAGCGACGGCAAGCTGGATGCGTGCAGCGCGCCCGTGCACCCGCACAAGCCCGAACTGGGGCGGCGCGAGTTCCAGTTCGGCAAGGAGATCTGGATCGAGCGCACCGACTACGAGGACGTGCCGCCCAAGGGCTACAACCGCCTGTTCCCCGGCAACAAGGTGCGCCTGAAGTACGGCCACGTGGTGGAGTGCACCGGCGCGCAGAAAGATGCGGCCGGGCAAGTGACCGAAGTGCACGCCAAGCTGGTCCCCGACACCAAGAGCGGCACGCCGGGCGCGGACGCGATCAAGGTGAAGGGCAACATCACCTGGGTGAGCGTGGCCGACGGCGTGAAGGCGGAAGTGCGGCTGTACGACCGGCTGTTCACGGTGCCGCAGCCGGGGACCAGCGGCAAGGACGTGATCGAGGAACTGAACCCGGAATCGCTGAAGGTAGTCCACGCGTACGTGGAGCCGGCGCTGAAGTCAGCGAAGGGGGATGAAAGGTTTCAGTTCGAGAGGCATGGGTACTTCGTGGCGGATCGGGGGGATTGCCGCGACGGGAAACCCGTGTTTAACAGGGTGGCGGGGATGAAGGATAGTTGGGGGAAGTAG
- a CDS encoding methyl-accepting chemotaxis protein has protein sequence MTPNLNERASAARFDFLLALRLWQKFALLGAIAIALAAFPVYRLFKGVEQSIAHVRTEESGLAAITASLELVRAMQDHRASSSYYVLGDEKRGAAQPKDAAAVAAALAKVHGIVDPLESKIVTERLGAYEKAWAAIKDNVAGKKVDQRRMTEDHIAAIGTLLRLVEDLSAVYKIDLDSDPATFYVARSTLIKLPALSEALGQLRSPVVSRLQEIASVRSGPDAGDAKKVEAALREAFRSSDRARIAESLRDVQDALDHYVADQRLAMQALPDLEASSGAQVAEIQRATARAVQLVQTEVLGKEVPTIEAAVYLKEVSAPRELVQKAATQQDLLLNEMNRRVSAAQKERLNTLLAVLVLLAVGTVVAVLIVRNITSTVAGLQDSVERVRGGDYSALQSIDSKDEVGDLGRTVNSLLQERIAAQKESEAQARKAEAENEQLNNSVISILEAVNQLSQRDLTARAPVTQDVIGTVSDSVNALADETAKVLQEVTRIATNVAQASGKVKGQADLVSRTAEDERTAVGEVIQSLSQATDTMTQMATLAEQSNRSAERATQATDNALATVNGTVQGMESIRETISETEKRIKRLGERSQEITGIVNLINTISERTHVLALNASMQAAVAGEAGRGFAVVAEEVQRLAESSRNATQQIGTLVGNIQLETNETIATVNKTISQVVTGSEQAQKAGEQMRVTQQITGELVAQVQRIASASATQKAAAQELLKSVESIGHSTERTAQQIQTQNQETETLLDSARRLVESVNVFKLQAA, from the coding sequence ATGACACCCAACCTGAACGAGCGCGCCTCCGCCGCGCGCTTCGACTTCCTCCTGGCGCTTCGCCTCTGGCAGAAGTTCGCGCTGCTCGGCGCCATCGCGATCGCGCTGGCCGCGTTCCCCGTCTACCGCCTCTTCAAGGGCGTGGAGCAATCGATCGCGCACGTGCGCACCGAGGAGTCGGGCCTCGCGGCCATCACGGCCTCGCTCGAACTGGTGCGCGCCATGCAGGACCACCGCGCCTCGTCCAGCTACTACGTGCTGGGCGACGAGAAGCGCGGCGCCGCGCAGCCGAAGGACGCGGCCGCGGTCGCCGCGGCCCTGGCCAAGGTGCACGGCATCGTCGACCCGCTGGAGTCGAAGATCGTCACCGAGCGCCTTGGCGCCTACGAGAAGGCCTGGGCCGCCATCAAGGACAACGTCGCCGGCAAGAAGGTCGACCAGCGCCGCATGACCGAGGACCACATCGCCGCCATCGGCACGCTGCTGCGCCTGGTGGAAGACCTCTCCGCGGTCTACAAGATCGACCTGGACTCCGACCCCGCCACGTTCTACGTCGCGCGCTCCACGCTGATCAAGCTGCCCGCGCTGTCCGAAGCGCTGGGCCAGCTGCGCAGCCCGGTGGTGTCGCGCCTGCAGGAGATCGCATCCGTGCGTTCCGGCCCCGACGCGGGCGACGCCAAGAAGGTGGAGGCCGCCCTGCGCGAAGCCTTCCGCTCCTCCGACCGCGCGCGCATCGCCGAATCGCTGCGCGACGTGCAGGACGCGCTGGACCACTACGTCGCCGACCAGCGGCTGGCCATGCAGGCCCTGCCCGACCTGGAAGCGAGCTCGGGCGCGCAGGTGGCGGAGATCCAGCGCGCGACGGCCAGGGCCGTGCAGCTGGTGCAGACCGAGGTGCTGGGCAAGGAAGTGCCCACCATCGAAGCCGCCGTGTACCTGAAGGAAGTCTCCGCGCCGCGCGAACTGGTGCAGAAGGCCGCCACGCAGCAGGACCTGCTGCTGAACGAAATGAACCGCCGCGTGTCGGCGGCCCAGAAGGAAAGGCTGAACACCCTGCTGGCCGTGCTGGTGCTGCTGGCGGTGGGTACCGTGGTGGCCGTGCTGATCGTGCGCAACATCACGTCGACCGTCGCGGGCCTGCAGGACTCCGTCGAGCGCGTTCGCGGCGGCGACTACTCGGCGCTGCAGTCGATCGATTCGAAGGACGAAGTGGGCGACCTGGGCCGCACGGTGAACTCGCTGCTGCAGGAGCGCATCGCCGCACAGAAGGAATCGGAAGCACAGGCCCGCAAGGCCGAAGCCGAGAACGAACAGCTGAACAACTCGGTGATCTCGATCCTGGAAGCCGTGAACCAGCTCTCGCAGCGTGACCTCACGGCGCGCGCGCCGGTGACGCAGGACGTGATCGGCACGGTGTCCGACTCGGTGAACGCCCTGGCCGACGAAACGGCGAAGGTGCTGCAGGAAGTCACGCGCATCGCCACCAACGTGGCGCAGGCCTCCGGCAAGGTGAAGGGCCAGGCCGACCTGGTGTCCCGCACCGCCGAGGACGAGCGCACCGCGGTGGGCGAGGTGATCCAGTCGCTGTCGCAGGCCACGGACACGATGACGCAGATGGCGACGCTGGCCGAGCAGAGCAACCGCTCCGCCGAGCGCGCCACGCAGGCCACCGACAACGCCCTGGCGACGGTGAACGGCACCGTGCAAGGCATGGAATCGATCCGCGAGACGATTTCCGAAACGGAAAAGCGCATCAAGCGCCTGGGCGAGCGTTCGCAGGAAATCACCGGCATCGTGAACCTGATCAACACGATTTCGGAACGCACGCACGTGCTGGCCCTGAACGCGTCCATGCAGGCCGCGGTGGCCGGCGAAGCGGGCCGCGGTTTCGCGGTGGTGGCCGAAGAAGTGCAGCGCCTCGCGGAAAGCTCGCGCAACGCCACGCAGCAGATCGGCACGCTGGTGGGCAACATCCAGCTGGAAACCAACGAAACGATCGCCACGGTGAACAAGACCATCAGCCAGGTGGTCACCGGTTCCGAGCAGGCGCAGAAGGCCGGCGAGCAGATGCGCGTCACGCAGCAGATCACCGGCGAGCTGGTGGCGCAGGTGCAGCGCATTGCGTCCGCGTCGGCCACGCAAAAGGCCGCGGCGCAGGAGCTGCTGAAGTCGGTGGAGTCCATCGGCCACAGCACGGAGCGCACCGCCCAGCAGATCCAGACGCAGAACCAGGAAACCGAGACGCTGCTGGATTCCGCGCGCCGCCTCGTGGAATCGGTGAACGTGTTCAAGCTGCAAGCCGCCTGA